In Haemorhous mexicanus isolate bHaeMex1 chromosome 6, bHaeMex1.pri, whole genome shotgun sequence, a single window of DNA contains:
- the LTK gene encoding leukocyte tyrosine kinase receptor isoform X2 produces MVSLHQPSTPEISCVMGSSCSWVTSTDSFGKPDWVLSSIGVLASQERQQMLLENSSSHGEVEGDIFLLNTSRAPDRCEFSLQSPLLPGSLDSCLLELAICSQDAVPLLQRFTVEIKYAETSKNTVTSLRAGHEENAGMKWKHLVAQIGQIERPFKITLVYSNCGAQEVGVLAVGSLQLRNCFHDKENQDLFVYDKGSAFPCFHGGCVSHLQICEFISDCPTKEEGVRCDSLPEGSHCSFEEGLCGWTLNETAASPWSIRGFSEMIQEDSFVGSTLQVTGGHFLYLRADSTQTSGMAKACSTSLPASLATEDYQIQFSVHVFGSYNGTVSFSLREEIKGAPITLPMWERAGSWSDHWFLITLPMPVLQNRFQLELLATWGWNSQADIAIDNITFGLDCFTDGRKLNHFGGKRQYPREISILDEHLLNPLEEPSLPGDTTVVLWWFSTCGASGPHGPTQAQCDSAYKNSNVSVTVEKEGRLRGVQVWRVPATNRYRISAYGAAGGKGAKNHNKRSHGVFISATFHLEKDELLYILVGQQGEDACPGGNPETQKICLGESSLIEEDYKKKRDLKEWAGGGGGGGGATYIFRQKDGIFEPLLIAAGGGGKAYLKAQDNSLDDVPLEQFENSTAVPGVSGRTGAAGGGGGWQDESLLPQAGKSLLEGAEGGQACPQALAKLQWTTSGGFGGGGGACTSGGGGGGYRGGHASDSDDITAGGQDGISFVNPIGEIFLHPLAAMESHGEVEVQIYLNCSHCHSDNCKRDPDTNLPVCQCEMGAVLANDNVTCTVPQGPTPEGQLPLPLLLAVVSVIVVLGMILTCGSLSIIYHLKKQQLEGSRARLQSPEYKLSKIRTSVIMTDYNPNYCFAGKAATLSELKEIPRKNISLLRALGHGAFGEVYEGTVVGIAGDPNPLQVAIKTLPEVCSEQDEMDFLMEALIISKFNHQNIVQCIGVSLQTLPRFILLELMAGGDMKSFLRQNRPRMNQPSTLTMQDLLNIARDIACGCKYLEENHFIHRDIAARNCLLTCTGAGRIAKIGDFGMARDIYRASYYRKGGRAMLPVKWMPPEAFLEGIFTSKTDTWSFGVLLWEIFSLGYMPYPCKTNQEVLEFVTSGGRMDPPKNCPGPVYRIMTQCWQHSPEYRPNFSTILERIKYCTQDPDVINTELPMECSPAPEDEGSMVMRPNISSGIVPLLVSPSLTPQTTPKTLESPHAGHKLVQCPQELLVENLSNRTARGPSLPCLSDFNSGSWFQQTSNQKLELSNPSTHRLKNKTKNLWNPTYGSWVLENICHFSPSSKFKANPEREDSGFDGNCSSPSSRASPASPSQSNCPHLDISGIELVKLQTFPCGNVNYAYDDLCYNSENQPSALAEIRTAVLRSSSLHRDEKPFCKKEKTSRERDSGLSLSDDLSVTPV; encoded by the exons GATGAAATGGAAACACCTGGTGGCCCAGATTGGACAAATAGAAAGACCTTTCAAAATCACCCTGGTGTATTCAAACTGTGGAGCACAGGAGGTTGGAGTACTGGCAGTGGGCTCCTTGCAACTCAGGAACTGCTTTCATG aTAAAGAAAATCAAGACCTTTTTGTATATGACAAAggctcagccttcccctgcTTTCATGGAGGCTGTGTCAGCCACCTACAGATCTGTGAGTTCATCAGTGATTGCCCTACCAAAGAGGAAGGAGTGAGGTGTG ACAGTCTCCCAGAGGGTTCACATTGCTCATTTGAAGAAGGTCTGTGTGGCTGGACACTGAATGAAACTGCAGCATCTCCTTGGTCTATTCGGGGCTTTTCTGAAATGATTCAAGAGGACTCATTTGTAGGGTCTACTTTGCAAGTCACTGGTG GACATTTTCTTTACCTGCGAGCAGACAGCACTCAGACAAGTGGTATGGCTAAGGCTTGCAGTACCAGCTTGCCAGCCAGTCTTGCCACTGAAGACTACCAG ATTCAATTTTCAGTGCATGTTTTTGGAAGCTACAACGGTACAGTCTCCTTCTCTCTCAGGGAAGAGATAAAGGGAGCTCCAATCACCTTGCCAATGTGGGaaagggcagggagctggagcgACCACTGGTTTCTCATCACCTTACCAATGCCAGTGCTTCAGAACCG GTTTCAGCTGGAACTCCTGGCAAcctggggctggaattcccaagcTGACATTGCTATCGACAACATTACATTTGGCCTGGACTGCTTCACTGACG GAAGAAAACTGAATCATTTTGGTGGGAAACGCCAGTACCCACGTGAGATTAGTATCCTGGATGAACATCTTCTGAACCCCCTGGAAGAGCCCTCCCTCCCAG GGGACACAACTGTTGTTCTGTGGTGGTTCTCAACATGTGGTGCCAGTGGTCCCCATGGGCCAACTCAAGCTCAGTGTGACAGTGCCTACAAGAACAGCAATGTGTCAGTGACTGTGGAGAAGGAGGGCAGGCTCCGGGGAGTGCAAGTCTGGAGAGTGCCAGCCACAAACAGATACAG GATTTCTGCCTATGGAGCAGCCGGGGGAAAGGGAGCCAAAAACCACAATAAGAGGTCCCACGGGGTCTTCATCTCAGCCACCTTCCACCTGGAGAAAGATGAGCTGCTGTACATCTTagtggggcagcagggggaGGATGCCTGCCCTGGG GGCAATCCTGAAACCCAGAAGATCTGCTTAGGGGAGTCATCTCTCATTGAAGaagattacaaaaaaaaaagggacctGAAGGAATGggctggaggaggtgggggtggaggaggagcAACCTACATCTTTAGA CAGAAGGATGGGATTTTCGAACCTTTGCTCAtcgcagcaggaggaggaggaaaagcctACCTGAAGGCTCAGGACAACTCCCTGGATGATGTACCCCTGGAGCAATTTGAGAACAGCACCGCAGTACCTGGAGTCAGTGGGAGGACTGgggcagcag GTGGAGGTGGTGGCTGGCAAGATGAGAGTCTGCTTCCTCAGGCTGGGAAGTCCCTTCTGGAAGGTGCAGAAGGAGGTCAAGCTTGTCCCCAAGCACTAGCCAAACTCCAGTGGACCACCTCTGGTGGTtttggtggaggaggaggagcttgTACTTCtgggggaggaggtggagggTACAGAG GGGGACATGCCTCTGATAGCGATGATATCACAGCTGGTGGGCAGGATGGCATCTCTTTTGTGAACCCCATAGGAGAGATCTTCTTGCATCCCTTAGCAG CCATGGAGAGTCATGGGGAGGTGGAGGTTCAGATCTATCTTAACTGCAGCCACTGCCACTCAGACAACTGCAAGCGGGACCCTGACACCAACCTGCCAGTGTGCCAGTGTGAgatgggagctgtgctggccaaTGACAATGTCACCTGCACTG tgCCCCAAGGTCCTACACCAGAGGGACAGCtgcctctccccctcctcttAGCTGTGGTGTCTGTGATTGTGGTGCTTGGAATGATCCTCACCTGTGGCAGCCTGTCCATCA TTTATCAcctgaagaagcagcagctggaaggatcCAGAGCACGACTGCAGAGCCCAGAGTATAAACTGAGCAAAATCCGCACATCTGTCATCATGACCGATTACAACCCCAACTACTGCTTTGCAGGGAAGGCCGCCACTCTGAGTGAGCTGAAGGAGATCCCACGGAAGAACATCTCTCTGCTTCG GGCACTAGGACATGGTGCATTTGGTGAGGTTTATGAGGGAACTGTGGTAGGCATTGCAGGGGACCCCAACCCTCTACAAGTGGCTATCAAG ACCCTGCCAGAagtctgctctgagcaggatgAGATGGATTTCCTGATGGAAGCATTGATTATCAG TAAGTTCAATCACCAAAATATTGTGCAGTGCATCGGTGTCAGCCTACAGACACTGCCTCGCTTCATTCTGCTGGAGCTCATGGCTGGAGGAGACATGAAGAGTTTCCTTCGGCAGAACCGACCCAGGATG AATCAGCCATCCACACTAACAATGCAGGACCTGCTGAATATAGCTAGGGATATTGCCTGCGGCTGTAAATACCTGGAAGAGAATCATTTCATCCACAG agatatAGCTGCAAGGAATTGCCTTTTGACCTGTACTGGAGCAGGCCGAATAGCCAAAATTGGTGACTTTGGAATGGCCAGAGATATTTACAG AGCAAGTTACTACCGCAAGGGAGGAAGAGCCATGCTTCCTGTCAAGTGGATGCCACCAGAAGCTTTTCTAGAGGGCATTTTCACCTCCAAGACTGATACCTG GTCCTTTGGAGTGCTGCTTTGGGAGATTTTCTCTCTAGGCTACATGCCCTACCCTTGCAAAACCAACCAGGAAGTGCTGGAATTTGTCACCAGTGGAGGAAGAATGGATCCACCAAAAAACTGTCCAGGGCCAGT gTACCGGATCATGACACAATGCTGGCAGCACAGTCCAGAGTATCGGCCAAACTTCTCTACCATCCTGGAAAGGATCAAGTACTGCACCCAG GACCCTGATGTGATCAACACTGAGCTGCCCATGGAATGTAGCCCTGCACCAGAGGATGAAGGGAGTATGGTCATGCGCCCAAACATTTCCAGTGGGATAGTGCCACTACTGGTAAGCCCTTCTCTCACCCCTCAGACAACACCTAAGACACTGGAATCCCCCCATGCTGGGCACAAACTTGTACAATGTCCACAAGAGCTACTGGTGGAGAACCTGAGTAACCGGACTGCCCGAGGGCCCAGCCTGCCATGCCTCAGTGATTTCAACAGTGGGTCGTGGTTCCAGCAGACCTCAAACCAGAAGCTGGAGCTCAGCAACCCATCCACCCACagacttaaaaacaaaacaaaaaatctttgGAACCCAACATATGGATCATGGGTGCTAGAGAATATCTGTCActtcagccccagctccaaGTTCAAAGCAAATCCAGAGCGGGAAGATTCAGGCTTTGATGGGAATTGCAGTTCTCCTAGCTCTCGGGCATCTCCAGCATCTCCAAGTCAAAGTAACTGCCCTCACCTGGATATCAGTGGGATTGAACTGGTGAAACTTCAGACTTTCCCCTGTGGCAATGTAAATTATGCTTATGATGACCTGTGCTATAATTCTGAGAACCAGCCATCAGCCTTGGCAGAGATCAGAACAGCTGTGCTAAGGAGCTCCAGTCTGCACAGAGATGAAAAGCCTTTttgtaaaaaagagaaaacatcaaGAGAGAGAGACTCTGGTCTGTCTTTGTCAGATGACCTGAGTGTTACTCCAGTATAG